A single region of the Neisseriaceae bacterium genome encodes:
- the ribD gene encoding bifunctional diaminohydroxyphosphoribosylaminopyrimidine deaminase/5-amino-6-(5-phosphoribosylamino)uracil reductase RibD, protein MNSPEFSEFDKNCMQRALSLAWQGRYGTSPNPRVGCVIVIEDQIVAEGYHLIKGGAHAEVNALSQVSGLDLSKATVYVTLEPCSHFGSTPPCALALINKHVKTVIAAMADPNPLVAGQGFELLKNAQIETKYGLFEAQAREINKGFLSRIERGIPYCILKMGISIDGKTALRNGQSQWITSEISRLDVQESRAQACAILTGIGTVIKDNPHLNVRSINTPRQPIRIILDSELNIPLNSNVISDSNSPTWIVTLNHDSPKLDTLIQYSHIKIIHATEKNHRINLSALMTVLAKSEIGELYIECGATLAGALVKENLIDEIHLYQAPIILGHHAKNAFIFEEVTDLSQVQHWHIDSSKYLGGDIKLILRQKLR, encoded by the coding sequence ATGAATTCTCCCGAATTCAGTGAGTTTGATAAAAACTGTATGCAACGTGCCCTTAGCTTAGCTTGGCAAGGGCGCTATGGTACTTCACCTAACCCAAGGGTTGGTTGTGTTATTGTGATTGAAGATCAAATTGTTGCGGAGGGTTACCATTTAATTAAAGGTGGGGCTCATGCTGAAGTGAATGCACTTTCTCAAGTTTCTGGCTTAGATCTATCCAAGGCAACAGTTTATGTTACTTTAGAACCATGTAGTCATTTTGGTAGTACACCTCCTTGTGCTCTGGCATTAATCAATAAGCATGTTAAAACAGTCATAGCTGCTATGGCAGATCCCAATCCCTTAGTAGCAGGTCAAGGATTTGAGCTACTAAAAAATGCTCAAATTGAAACAAAATACGGACTCTTTGAAGCACAGGCTAGAGAAATCAACAAAGGATTTTTATCTAGAATTGAGCGAGGTATTCCCTACTGTATTTTAAAAATGGGCATTAGTATTGATGGTAAAACAGCACTTAGAAATGGGCAAAGCCAATGGATTACTTCTGAAATATCAAGACTTGACGTACAGGAATCTAGAGCCCAAGCCTGTGCTATTTTAACTGGAATTGGGACAGTGATAAAAGATAATCCTCACCTAAATGTTAGATCTATTAATACACCAAGACAACCCATCAGAATCATTTTAGATTCAGAATTGAACATTCCATTAAATTCGAATGTCATTTCTGATTCAAACAGCCCCACATGGATTGTCACGCTTAACCATGATTCTCCCAAACTGGATACTCTTATCCAATATAGTCATATCAAAATTATTCACGCCACAGAGAAAAATCACCGTATTAATTTATCTGCTTTGATGACGGTGCTTGCTAAATCAGAAATTGGAGAGTTATACATTGAATGTGGTGCAACTCTGGCCGGCGCCTTGGTAAAAGAAAACCTGATTGACGAAATCCATCTCTATCAAGCACCAATCATCCTAGGACATCACGCAAAAAATGCTTTTATTTTTGAAGAGGTAACAGACTTATCACAGGTACAACATTGGCATATAGACTCTTCTAAATATTTAGGAGGCGACATCAAATTAATTCTACGCCAAAAATTAAGATAA
- the trpS gene encoding tryptophan--tRNA ligase: MKQRILTGVTTTGTPHLGNYVGAIRPAILASQNPKVDSFFFLADYHGLIKCKDPQLIHQSIISVAATWLASGLDYEKVTFYRQSDIIEIAELNWILTTCCAKGLMNRAHAYKALVQENLDKGINDADRGIEMGLYCYPVLMTADILAFNANLVPVGKDQVQHLEMARDIAARFNHRYQPLFNLPEVLIDEGTSLLIGLDGRKMSKSYGNTIPLFESEKKLRKIIMKIVTNSLKPGEPKAVNDSILYEIYSAFATEYEKKSFEDAFANGIAWGDAKQILFEKLNNLLAPMREKYEYLIAHPNKIEDILQYGADKARRITVPFLQDIKNAVGIRTLI, translated from the coding sequence ATGAAACAGAGAATTCTTACAGGTGTTACCACTACCGGCACTCCTCATTTAGGGAACTATGTTGGTGCCATTCGTCCTGCCATTTTAGCTAGCCAAAATCCTAAAGTTGATTCCTTTTTCTTTTTAGCCGATTACCATGGCCTTATTAAATGTAAAGATCCTCAATTGATCCATCAATCGATTATTTCTGTTGCTGCTACTTGGCTCGCCTCTGGCCTTGATTATGAAAAAGTAACTTTCTACCGTCAATCAGATATTATAGAAATTGCCGAGCTTAACTGGATTTTAACCACTTGTTGTGCTAAAGGTTTAATGAATAGAGCACATGCTTATAAAGCTTTAGTACAAGAAAATTTGGATAAAGGCATCAACGATGCTGATCGTGGTATTGAAATGGGCTTGTATTGTTATCCAGTTTTGATGACTGCAGATATCCTAGCCTTTAACGCCAATTTGGTTCCCGTAGGTAAAGATCAGGTTCAACATTTAGAAATGGCAAGAGATATTGCTGCTCGATTTAATCATCGCTATCAACCATTATTTAATTTGCCAGAAGTCTTAATTGATGAAGGTACATCATTATTAATAGGTTTAGATGGTAGAAAAATGTCCAAAAGTTATGGCAATACAATCCCTTTATTTGAAAGTGAAAAAAAGTTACGTAAAATCATTATGAAAATTGTTACTAACAGTCTTAAGCCGGGTGAACCTAAGGCAGTAAATGATTCCATCTTATATGAAATATATTCGGCTTTTGCAACAGAATATGAGAAAAAATCATTTGAAGACGCTTTTGCCAATGGTATTGCTTGGGGGGATGCTAAGCAAATTTTGTTTGAAAAGCTAAACAACTTACTGGCTCCTATGAGAGAAAAATATGAGTATTTGATTGCTCATCCTAATAAAATCGAAGATATTTTACAATATGGTGCTGATAAAGCACGGCGAATCACCGTACCTTTTTTGCAAGATATCAAAAATGCAGTAGGAATTCGGACCCTAATATAG
- the gshB gene encoding glutathione synthase has protein sequence MKVLIIADPLASFKIYKDTTFVIIRELAKRGINLFHCLSSKLSIQNHQVVACSTPFRFINENTNSWFQLSEQLLFPLYDFDAVIMRTDPPFDLQYLYSTQLLTLAEKQGAKVFNSGQAMRDYNEKLAILNFSEFTIDTIVTTESSEVEKFLEEYQDIIVKPLDGMGGMEIYRLTKNGYNNQSILESLMRYNTRTIMAQRYIPEITKGDKRLLIIDGKPIDYALARIPKSGETRANLAAGGKGIVMPLTSRELEIASTLAPRLKKNGILLAGLDIIGNYLTEVNVTSPTGFQEIMQQKDYDVAKLFVDAIFANL, from the coding sequence ATGAAGGTATTAATTATTGCTGATCCTCTTGCTTCTTTTAAAATTTATAAAGATACCACTTTCGTAATAATTCGAGAATTAGCAAAAAGAGGTATTAATTTATTTCACTGCTTAAGTTCTAAATTATCAATTCAAAATCATCAAGTAGTCGCTTGCTCTACTCCATTTAGGTTCATAAATGAGAACACCAATTCATGGTTTCAGTTATCAGAACAATTATTATTCCCTTTGTATGATTTTGATGCAGTGATTATGAGAACTGATCCCCCTTTTGACTTACAATATCTCTATAGTACACAACTATTAACATTAGCCGAAAAGCAAGGTGCTAAAGTTTTCAATAGTGGACAAGCTATGCGTGATTATAATGAAAAACTAGCAATTTTAAATTTTTCAGAATTTACTATTGATACTATCGTTACTACCGAATCTAGTGAAGTAGAAAAATTTTTAGAAGAATATCAAGATATCATTGTTAAACCACTCGATGGTATGGGTGGAATGGAAATTTACCGACTTACTAAAAATGGCTATAATAATCAAAGTATTCTAGAATCTTTGATGAGATATAATACCAGAACAATTATGGCTCAACGCTATATCCCGGAAATTACTAAAGGTGATAAACGCCTTTTAATTATCGATGGAAAACCTATTGATTATGCTTTAGCTCGTATTCCTAAGTCGGGCGAAACAAGAGCCAACTTAGCGGCGGGTGGGAAAGGAATAGTAATGCCTCTTACATCAAGAGAATTAGAAATTGCTAGTACTCTTGCACCTCGATTAAAAAAGAATGGAATTCTGTTAGCAGGTCTAGATATAATTGGTAACTACCTAACTGAAGTAAATGTCACTAGTCCTACTGGATTCCAAGAAATCATGCAACAAAAAGATTATGACGTCGCAAAACTGTTTGTTGATGCTATATTCGCCAATTTATGA
- a CDS encoding tyrosine-type recombinase/integrase → MKINQFKEPLENFLQELKFNGMSIHTQNAYRRDLIELFRFIDLTKKSNLNEEIHKSNFTWALKRLSFQNKHPSTISRKVSVWRKYNRYLIENHLTDQDFLAGIKIPKIPSRLPKAMNAQDLNQLLDDDNIDDNRDPFLTKREQAMFELMYGSGLRVSEVESLNLDDIELDSGWVTVKGKGAKTRQIPLTDKSIDALKSYLELRPKIENQDALFVSRFGKRITNRRIQQNINEWAIRHQAKQHISPHMLRHSFATQILQNSQNIRAVQELLGHSQLSTTQIYTQLDFDHLTNIYEHAHPRAKKRGGDKK, encoded by the coding sequence ATGAAAATCAATCAATTTAAAGAACCTTTAGAAAATTTTCTACAAGAATTAAAATTCAATGGTATGTCTATCCATACACAAAATGCGTATCGTAGAGATCTAATTGAATTATTTCGTTTTATTGATCTAACAAAAAAATCCAATTTAAATGAAGAAATTCATAAATCAAATTTTACTTGGGCACTAAAGCGCTTATCTTTTCAAAATAAACATCCGAGTACTATTTCAAGAAAGGTGAGTGTATGGCGAAAATATAATCGATATTTAATTGAAAACCACTTAACCGATCAAGATTTTTTAGCAGGTATTAAAATTCCTAAAATCCCATCACGTTTACCTAAAGCTATGAATGCTCAAGATCTTAACCAATTATTGGATGATGACAATATAGATGATAATAGAGATCCTTTTCTCACCAAAAGAGAGCAAGCTATGTTTGAACTAATGTATGGTTCTGGATTGAGGGTCTCCGAAGTAGAATCTTTAAATTTAGATGACATAGAACTTGATTCAGGGTGGGTAACAGTAAAAGGGAAAGGTGCGAAAACCAGACAAATCCCTCTGACAGATAAATCTATTGATGCACTCAAAAGCTATCTAGAACTAAGGCCTAAAATTGAAAATCAAGATGCTCTTTTTGTGTCTCGTTTTGGAAAACGTATTACCAACCGTAGAATCCAACAAAATATCAATGAATGGGCTATTCGACACCAAGCAAAACAACATATCAGTCCACACATGTTACGACACAGTTTTGCCACACAAATATTACAAAACTCTCAAAACATTAGAGCAGTACAGGAGTTACTAGGACACAGTCAACTCTCCACTACTCAAATATATACTCAATTAGATTTTGATCATCTTACTAATATATACGAACACGCTCATCCCAGAGCAAAAAAGAGAGGTGGTGACAAAAAATGA
- a CDS encoding DUF2726 domain-containing protein, with the protein MKLNLFVLLVKKIFVQKKKINRFKKQKELYTNDEVRQKEVKIRSYIKKEMLNIGELLTYQILINFFEKRDFKLIVCPQVLLRTFIEEVNDDDNKLHAGLYVDFVIVNDNRLPVLVIEVDGKGHNTKNDEVKNTILSNAGVDLIRIDTSDWERGKIKYKEFILNKLEPKLQNFVDNYNRT; encoded by the coding sequence ATGAAACTAAATTTGTTTGTTTTATTAGTCAAAAAAATATTTGTTCAAAAGAAAAAAATTAATAGATTTAAGAAACAAAAAGAGCTTTATACGAATGATGAAGTTAGGCAAAAAGAAGTCAAAATAAGATCTTATATTAAGAAAGAAATGTTAAATATAGGTGAGTTGCTAACTTATCAAATCTTAATTAATTTTTTTGAAAAAAGAGATTTTAAACTTATAGTATGTCCACAAGTTTTGTTAAGAACTTTTATAGAAGAAGTCAATGATGATGATAATAAATTACATGCTGGGTTATATGTGGATTTTGTTATTGTTAATGACAATAGATTACCTGTGTTGGTAATAGAGGTTGATGGTAAAGGTCATAATACCAAAAATGATGAAGTAAAAAATACAATTCTTTCTAATGCCGGAGTTGACCTTATCCGGATTGATACATCAGATTGGGAGCGAGGAAAAATAAAATACAAGGAATTTATTCTTAATAAACTAGAGCCCAAATTACAGAATTTTGTAGATAATTATAACCGAACTTGA
- the hfq gene encoding RNA chaperone Hfq — MVSRGQLLQDPFLNALRREHVPVSIYLINGIKLQGQVESFDQYVVLLRNSTVVQMVYKHAISTIVPARSVSITLQDSNGSTVTTTVSNSEDMEG; from the coding sequence ATGGTGAGTAGAGGACAATTATTACAAGATCCTTTTCTAAATGCATTGAGAAGGGAGCATGTTCCTGTATCAATTTATTTGATTAATGGGATTAAGTTACAGGGACAAGTTGAGTCTTTTGACCAATATGTAGTTTTATTGAGGAATTCAACTGTGGTACAGATGGTTTATAAGCATGCTATTTCTACTATCGTTCCGGCACGATCAGTGAGCATAACCTTACAAGATTCTAATGGTTCAACTGTGACAACAACAGTTAGTAATTCTGAGGATATGGAGGGTTGA
- the der gene encoding ribosome biogenesis GTPase Der has product MKPTLVLVGRPNVGKSTLFNRLTRTKDALVGDEPGLTRDRHYGRGRVGEKSYIVVDTGGFEPVVDTGILYEMAKQTIQAIDEADVILFLVDARTGLTAQDKIIAQFLRQKNRHIYLLINKAEGFDRTVVKSEFYELGLGEPSVISASHGDGVKELIDDILSPFSHEQDDDFSHSPRFAVIGRPNVGKSTLVNTILGEDRVIAFDKAGTTRDSIFIDFEKNGQAYTVIDTAGVRKKGKINETIEKFCVIKAFKAIEYSNVVILVLDASQDIADQDATLAGFVAESGRACVIVVNKWDLLDRQRKEQIKKDLTRKLYFLDYASVHYISALQGTGVELILKSVLTAYHSAFTKLSTPKIIRVLQGAIEKQAPPQLSGFRPKMRYAHQGGSNPPVVVIHGNSLNKVPDSYTRYLAKNFTKAFELKGTPLKIKYVSNENPFSDKEISRASRPLRRVMMSNRIAKQEEKKLLKKKKCKVSIKRR; this is encoded by the coding sequence ATGAAACCGACTCTTGTACTTGTAGGTCGTCCTAATGTTGGGAAATCTACCTTATTTAATCGTTTGACTAGAACTAAAGATGCTCTGGTAGGAGATGAGCCTGGTTTGACTAGAGATAGGCATTATGGTCGTGGCAGAGTTGGAGAGAAATCTTATATTGTAGTTGATACAGGGGGATTTGAACCTGTTGTAGATACGGGGATATTGTATGAGATGGCTAAGCAAACGATCCAAGCTATTGATGAGGCGGATGTCATTTTATTCTTGGTAGATGCACGTACTGGGCTAACAGCACAGGATAAAATCATTGCTCAATTTTTGCGACAAAAAAACAGACATATTTATTTATTGATTAATAAAGCAGAAGGATTTGATCGAACTGTTGTTAAAAGTGAGTTTTATGAATTAGGGTTGGGTGAACCTAGTGTTATTTCTGCTAGCCATGGGGATGGTGTTAAAGAATTAATTGATGATATATTGTCGCCATTTTCTCATGAGCAAGATGATGATTTTAGTCATAGCCCACGATTTGCAGTGATTGGTCGCCCCAATGTTGGTAAGTCTACTTTGGTGAATACCATTCTTGGTGAGGATAGAGTAATTGCTTTTGATAAGGCAGGAACTACTAGAGATTCCATATTTATCGATTTTGAAAAGAATGGACAAGCTTATACTGTGATTGATACAGCAGGTGTAAGAAAAAAGGGGAAGATTAATGAAACGATTGAAAAATTTTGTGTGATTAAGGCTTTTAAAGCTATAGAGTACAGTAATGTTGTTATTTTAGTTTTAGATGCTAGTCAAGATATAGCAGATCAAGATGCAACTTTAGCAGGTTTTGTAGCAGAGTCAGGGAGAGCTTGTGTCATTGTAGTTAATAAGTGGGATTTGCTAGATAGGCAAAGAAAAGAACAGATAAAAAAAGATTTAACTAGGAAACTATATTTTTTAGATTATGCCTCTGTACATTATATCTCAGCTTTACAGGGCACAGGAGTTGAGTTAATCTTGAAGTCTGTATTAACAGCGTATCACTCAGCATTTACTAAATTATCCACACCTAAAATTATACGGGTACTACAAGGAGCTATTGAAAAGCAAGCCCCTCCTCAATTGTCTGGGTTTCGACCTAAAATGCGTTATGCCCATCAAGGTGGGAGTAATCCACCAGTTGTGGTTATTCATGGAAATTCTCTGAATAAGGTACCCGATAGTTATACTCGTTACTTAGCAAAAAATTTTACAAAGGCTTTTGAATTAAAGGGCACACCATTAAAAATTAAATATGTATCAAATGAAAATCCTTTTAGTGATAAAGAGATATCTAGAGCATCTAGACCTTTGCGTCGGGTGATGATGAGTAATCGTATAGCTAAGCAGGAAGAAAAAAAATTATTGAAAAAGAAAAAGTGTAAGGTATCAATTAAAAGAAGATAA
- a CDS encoding tetratricopeptide repeat protein, whose translation MALDLQQQEELEEVKRIWHGWLKWIVLFLFVVAGLYLGKTAWDNYQKNKDEEATDLLVQFQNLIAQNQRAEAMSILKTLQEDYSNTIPATIATSAIGTISFYSNQFEDASRHFQWIYDHQQDKLLKSMTITDLVKIKMQQKKFDEALALLEEKTEAGLQFLFEDLKGDIYMAKGEEESAKRAYDKAISLLPEPNEVIMKEDIAQVRAQIEAKKIIQIPKI comes from the coding sequence ATGGCATTAGATTTACAGCAACAAGAAGAACTGGAAGAAGTAAAAAGAATTTGGCACGGTTGGTTGAAATGGATTGTATTATTTTTGTTTGTAGTGGCTGGTTTGTATTTAGGTAAAACTGCTTGGGATAATTATCAGAAGAATAAGGATGAAGAAGCAACTGATTTATTAGTTCAATTCCAAAATCTTATAGCACAAAATCAACGAGCAGAGGCAATGAGTATTTTAAAAACCCTCCAAGAAGATTACTCGAATACAATACCTGCAACTATTGCAACCTCTGCTATAGGTACTATCTCTTTTTATAGTAACCAGTTTGAAGATGCTTCGCGTCACTTTCAGTGGATATATGATCACCAACAGGATAAGTTATTGAAATCAATGACTATTACTGATTTAGTTAAAATAAAAATGCAACAGAAGAAGTTTGATGAAGCCTTGGCTTTATTAGAAGAAAAAACAGAGGCAGGGTTACAATTTTTATTTGAAGATTTAAAAGGAGACATTTATATGGCTAAAGGTGAGGAAGAATCAGCTAAAAGAGCTTATGATAAGGCAATTTCTTTATTACCTGAGCCAAATGAAGTGATTATGAAAGAAGATATTGCTCAGGTGCGAGCTCAGATTGAAGCAAAAAAAATAATTCAGATACCTAAAATTTAA
- the hisS gene encoding histidine--tRNA ligase translates to MMSKYKLLTGMQDFLPEDTKNWQYIENIFYEWVDSYAYESIRTPILEAKQLFVRSVGETTDVIGKEMYTFQDISSEEIALRPEGTVSTLRAVIEHNYLYSGPKKLWYYGPMFRRERPQKGRYRQFHQFGVEALGFSGVDIDAEIILMSFDLWKRLGLESNVQLEINTLGNGEERRNYRQYLVKYLEKHKHLLDEDSLRRLDSNPLRILDTKNPELQEICNQAPRLVDFIGEESKLFYDSLKMILTELEIPFHENHRLVRGLDYYNHTVFEWTTKQLGSQGTVCAGGRYNGLIQELGGSDVSGIGFAIGMERIILLMRTLGCFDFKNEIDFYVVSQNEKCLIKAMKYATILRSHHYSVYTYLGEQKIGTQFKKANSSGARYAMVIGESELEHNTITFKDLRSGKGQRTIESENMICFLQEWVK, encoded by the coding sequence ATCATGAGCAAATATAAACTATTAACTGGTATGCAAGACTTTTTACCAGAGGATACTAAAAATTGGCAGTATATAGAAAATATATTTTATGAGTGGGTTGATTCATATGCTTATGAATCGATTAGAACACCTATTTTAGAAGCAAAACAACTATTTGTACGTTCTGTTGGGGAAACGACGGATGTTATTGGTAAAGAAATGTATACTTTTCAAGATATTTCATCAGAGGAGATTGCATTACGCCCAGAAGGAACTGTATCTACACTTAGGGCAGTGATTGAGCATAATTATTTGTATTCGGGTCCCAAAAAATTATGGTATTACGGACCTATGTTTAGACGAGAAAGACCTCAAAAAGGTAGATATCGTCAATTTCATCAATTTGGTGTAGAAGCCCTAGGTTTTTCTGGGGTTGATATTGATGCTGAAATCATTTTAATGAGTTTTGATTTATGGAAACGTTTAGGTTTGGAGAGTAATGTTCAGCTGGAAATTAACACCTTAGGTAATGGTGAAGAACGTCGAAACTATAGGCAGTATTTAGTTAAATATTTAGAAAAGCATAAACATTTATTGGATGAAGATAGTTTACGTCGTTTAGACTCCAATCCGTTGAGAATCCTAGATACTAAAAATCCAGAATTACAAGAAATATGTAACCAGGCACCACGTTTAGTCGATTTTATTGGCGAAGAGTCAAAATTATTTTATGACAGTTTAAAAATGATATTAACTGAGTTAGAGATTCCATTTCATGAAAACCATCGGTTAGTAAGAGGATTAGATTATTATAATCATACTGTATTCGAATGGACAACTAAGCAATTAGGTAGTCAAGGTACTGTTTGTGCTGGTGGTCGTTATAATGGGCTAATTCAAGAGTTAGGTGGAAGTGATGTAAGTGGCATAGGCTTTGCTATAGGTATGGAGCGAATTATTTTATTAATGCGAACCTTGGGTTGTTTTGATTTTAAAAATGAAATAGATTTTTATGTGGTTTCTCAGAACGAAAAATGCCTTATAAAAGCAATGAAATATGCTACAATTCTGCGATCTCACCATTATTCGGTTTATACTTATTTAGGTGAACAGAAAATAGGAACCCAATTCAAGAAAGCAAATTCTTCAGGTGCTAGGTATGCGATGGTGATTGGTGAGTCAGAGCTGGAGCATAATACAATTACTTTTAAAGATTTAAGATCAGGTAAAGGGCAAAGAACAATCGAATCAGAAAACATGATATGTTTTTTACAAGAATGGGTGAAATAA
- the ispG gene encoding flavodoxin-dependent (E)-4-hydroxy-3-methylbut-2-enyl-diphosphate synthase codes for MRRQTLQVNVGLVMIGSDYPIVVQSMTNTDTADLNSTVKQIMELADAGSELVRITVNSPEAASQVANIREKLDAKGYKVPLVGDFHFNGERLLKNFPECAMALAKYRINPGNVGKGAHGIEKFAFMIEKAIEHKKAVRIGVNWGSLDQQLASRLIDENNALNKPLSNASVIRKALVASALQSAQKAIDIGLAEDKIILSCKVSNVQELIEVYQDLANCCNFPLHLGLTEAGMGSKGIVASSAALAILLQQGIGDTIRISLTPEPNESRTNEVIVAQELLQSMGLRSFMPLVTACPGCGRTTSIFFQKMAMEIQDYLRNQMPSWKTRYPGVEDMKVAVMGCVVNGPGESKMANIGISLPGTGEVPVAPVYVDGKKTVTLKGNEMVADFIGIVENYVQSHYAVTVAENQKNQKKIFDIKVES; via the coding sequence ATGAGACGTCAGACTTTACAAGTAAATGTAGGTTTGGTGATGATTGGTTCAGACTACCCAATTGTTGTTCAGTCTATGACTAATACTGATACAGCAGATTTAAACTCAACAGTTAAACAAATTATGGAATTAGCAGATGCTGGTTCAGAATTGGTACGTATCACTGTCAATTCACCAGAAGCTGCTAGTCAAGTAGCTAATATTAGAGAAAAATTAGATGCTAAAGGGTATAAAGTTCCTTTAGTGGGTGATTTTCATTTTAACGGTGAGCGGTTACTTAAGAATTTTCCTGAATGTGCTATGGCTCTGGCTAAATACAGAATTAATCCGGGAAATGTTGGGAAGGGTGCTCATGGGATTGAGAAATTTGCTTTTATGATAGAAAAAGCAATTGAGCATAAAAAAGCGGTTAGAATTGGTGTTAATTGGGGAAGTTTAGATCAGCAACTAGCAAGTCGATTAATAGATGAGAATAATGCGTTGAATAAACCATTAAGCAATGCGTCAGTCATTCGGAAAGCTTTGGTTGCCTCAGCTTTGCAGTCAGCGCAAAAAGCGATTGATATAGGTTTGGCTGAAGATAAGATTATTCTTTCTTGTAAAGTGAGTAATGTTCAAGAATTAATAGAAGTTTATCAGGATTTAGCTAACTGCTGTAATTTTCCGTTACATCTGGGGTTAACCGAAGCTGGTATGGGAAGTAAAGGAATTGTTGCTTCTAGTGCTGCATTGGCCATTTTGTTACAGCAAGGCATAGGAGATACAATTCGAATTTCTTTAACACCCGAACCTAATGAATCAAGAACAAATGAAGTAATTGTGGCTCAAGAGTTATTGCAGTCAATGGGGTTAAGAAGTTTTATGCCTTTAGTAACAGCCTGTCCGGGTTGTGGTAGAACGACAAGTATTTTTTTTCAAAAGATGGCGATGGAGATTCAAGATTATTTAAGAAATCAAATGCCCAGCTGGAAGACTCGTTATCCGGGAGTAGAAGATATGAAAGTAGCTGTAATGGGTTGTGTGGTTAATGGACCTGGGGAAAGCAAAATGGCTAATATAGGTATTAGTTTGCCTGGTACTGGTGAGGTTCCTGTTGCGCCTGTCTATGTGGATGGAAAAAAGACGGTAACATTAAAAGGTAATGAAATGGTTGCTGACTTTATTGGTATTGTAGAAAATTATGTACAATCTCATTATGCGGTTACAGTCGCTGAAAATCAAAAAAATCAAAAAAAAATCTTTGATATAAAAGTAGAATCATGA
- the pilW gene encoding type IV pilus biogenesis/stability protein PilW — MKRLKLFVLIGLFCIMVGCVTNTAIDPEEKKRNFAALKTQLAVEFVNVKDYRNAVSVINEAIDIYPSYDYAWMVKGIVYQYMKDYSTARSAYLKALSINSANAEINNNYGWFICNELNDPSQSLTYFDKALMDLTYPTPELAYMNKGICLAKVGQYSQAEDYLNKSITSNPGFPYSTFELSRLKYKQGNYLRAKQYFDVYKNSVSVLRPQDLELGYNIASHLGNIHEQNKYLDELRIRYPYSEETLRLSR, encoded by the coding sequence GTGAAGCGATTAAAATTATTTGTTCTGATTGGTTTATTTTGTATTATGGTTGGTTGTGTTACGAACACAGCAATAGATCCAGAAGAAAAAAAGCGAAATTTTGCGGCACTTAAAACCCAATTAGCAGTTGAATTTGTTAATGTAAAAGACTATCGTAATGCAGTTAGTGTTATCAATGAGGCGATCGATATATATCCTTCATATGATTATGCTTGGATGGTTAAGGGGATTGTTTATCAATATATGAAAGATTACTCTACTGCCAGAAGTGCCTATTTAAAAGCATTATCAATTAATTCGGCCAATGCTGAAATTAATAATAATTATGGCTGGTTTATATGTAATGAGTTAAATGATCCTAGTCAATCATTGACCTATTTTGATAAGGCCTTAATGGATCTGACTTATCCGACACCAGAGTTAGCTTACATGAATAAAGGAATTTGTTTGGCTAAAGTTGGGCAATATTCGCAAGCAGAAGATTATCTTAATAAATCTATTACATCTAACCCTGGTTTTCCATATTCTACATTTGAATTAAGTCGTTTAAAGTACAAGCAGGGTAATTATCTAAGAGCTAAGCAATATTTTGATGTTTATAAGAACTCTGTTTCTGTATTACGTCCACAGGATTTAGAACTTGGGTATAATATTGCAAGTCATTTAGGGAATATTCATGAGCAAAATAAATATCTTGATGAGTTACGTATCCGGTATCCTTACTCAGAAGAGACACTGAGATTATCACGTTAG